Below is a genomic region from Thalassophryne amazonica chromosome 3, fThaAma1.1, whole genome shotgun sequence.
TCCCAGCCTCATGTCTTACAAATGGAGCCGTCtgtttgagtttgtttgttttttacggaGGTGTGTGGTCGCACATTGCGCACAGGTCTGCCCAACATGCCGGTCCGCCCCTTGAACACTATCAGGCTGAGCCGAATGCCATTTTCATGGCATACAAATATTGCAACTGCAATCACTTTGCAGTGGGACCGCAGTTAGACTGCCGTGCGATATGTTCGACACCTGTGACGCACAGCAAATGTTGAGTGCATGTGGTCTGGCTGCATGAATATGCTGACTGCGATCACACTTCTGTATGACGTGTCCAAATGCACGTggactagagtgccttaattgagagagtggcgtcaactcagaacatggcgccattttggttccaactgcgctgaactactgaatgaacctttaatgttttcaacattttttaaaaaacatttaactacatacagcaacacattcaggtggaactgctatcaaaataaatataaaaaaaatagttaagctatcaaatttacaatttatgatgatttatttaattaatttaaagcctgatttatgcttctgcagctctgtaactctgtgtcatgcaatgacgtgcgtgacagttttaaagtcctccatctctggattatgcttcatttatggactaatttgaccctcaacaagcttttctttctacaatcatcacctgtaATTCAAAGGTAAGCCATACAATTTCATCTTTTAATGACTCCACGCTGTAaacttgtggacttttctgatacatttgtaatcagcatgcgcacCGCAAGAATTATTAAAATATGAATGAGTGAAAGCAGAGAAGTTTAAAATCACAGGCTTTttctgtctgatttaacaggtgcacgtccggGCTGTGGGTCCCAGTCTGAACAAGGTgtggaaggaagaaaaaaaaaaaaaatacaaatacaaacaacatgggaaggttgttaaaggcaaacatactggtagaccaagaaagacatcaaagcgtcaagacagaaaacttaaagcaatatgtctcaaaaatcgaaaatgcacaacaaaacaaatgaggaacgaatgggaggaaattggagtcaacgtctgtgaccgaactgtaagaaaccacctaaaggaaatgggatttacatacagaaaagttaaacaaaagccatcaacacctaaacagaagaaaacaaggttacaatgggctaaggaaaagcaatcgtggactgtggatgactggatgaaagtcatattcagtgatgaatctcgaatctgcattgggcaaggtgatgatgctggaacttttgtttggtgccgttccaatgagatttataaagatgactgcctgaagagaacatgtaaatgtccacagtcattgatgatatggggctgcatgtcaggtaaaggcactggggagatggctgtcattacatcatcaataaatgcacaagtttacgttattttggacacttttcttatcccatcaattgaaaggatgtttggggatgatgaaatcattttcaagatgataatgcatcttgccatagagcaaaaactgtgaaaacattccttgcaaaaagacacatagggtcaatgtcatggcctgcaaatagtccagatcttaatccaattgaaaatctttggtggaagttgaagaaaatggtccatgacaaggctccaacctgcaaagctgatctggcaacagcaatcagagaaagttggagccagattgatgaagagtactgtttgtcactcattaagtccatgcctcagagactgcaagctgttataaaagccagaggtggtgcaacaaaatactagtgatgtgttggagcgttcttttgtttttcatgattccataatttttttcctcagaattgagtgagtccatatttttttccctctgcttggtctaaaaaagtaaccgttactgactgccacaattttttttcctgatttcttatagtgtttcttaaagccagaaagttgccatttgaaatgactttagttttgtgtcatgtctgtgatctgctttttttctacaaaattaaacggctgaatgaacatccaccgaggccggtgattccataatttttgccaggggttgtacattgggatcagacgggacattttatccattgTGAAAGAAATCTGTTACATATGGTGttaattacatggaaaacaatacaaaaacgtcaggactttttttgtccggtgactgcaaatatccagtttatatgatgatcatttaggtgagttttactatatgtgggactgaacaataaattaacctcaaaactttgacgatgaagtcgcttctatcccacatggctgactttattttctttttgttctgaTCTTAAGGAAatttgtacatcttgaagccattGTTATACATCCTAATGCACAACaccacagcattttcagtgaatataaTAGCTGGttatacatgcagatagattaacagcaaatgctattttgaacccaagatggcactaagagtcacgtgaccttttttttttttttttttaacacttgtcatgtcaccactctctcaattaagggcaCTCGAATCTGGACACctcacccacccccaccccagactGGGGGCAGGTCACCATTCGGCCTCCttcgtgttatatgtgaaggaGCCTTTAAAACTGAATAAGGAGTCAGCACCTCTTTCTGCAAAGGAATTTGGTTACAAACTTTTAATAACTGTTTCTGTCAGACATCTAGTGACAAACGCCAGCCAACGTATGAGCTGAAAACATGCAGGAGTCAATACCtttaaaaccacacacacacacacacacacacacaaaaaaaaccctgcagcTCAGAATGGCCACTGAGTTCAATGTCCATGGCCCCAAATCTCCTTGTACATGAGGAGGAGCATCTACCATAAaactaaaacttgtgccaaatcaacatgcggatATGAGCAGCAACAATTCATGAATTACTAATCAACAATTATTTTAATTGACCATCCTAATTCtcttatttcagcttcttaaatgtgaatactttctggtttattttacattTCTTTCCATCTATTTCTGATTAAACTGAATATTTCTGGGTGGTGGATAAAAGATAtctgaaggcatcatcttgggctctggaaaACATTGTTAAAAGTTTTTTCATCATTTTGGACCAAGCAactcatcaaatgtgaaaataattGTTGCCATCCTGATGCAGATCCAtagcagatctgctgtggtgaccctaaatGAATGGACAAGCTAAAAGAAATGACTGTATTttacaataaattatttttaGTTCCTTCCAAGTCCCTAAGTCCATATTGCATTAATGTACAGATAAAACTTTTGCCTCAACAAAGGCTACAACCAGCATGTTAATATGGCATTACACTACCCATAACAGAATCTCTGTTTACAGACATCAACAACTTCATCCCAACCCACAGTTATTGGTGACTATAAGTTATGACTTCAAACCATCTATAAAAACACAAGACAATCAAATCACTTGAATTACCATGTTCAAAAAGTGGCATTTAACACAATGGCACAATTGAAACAACTCAGGCACAAACACCTAACACATAGTTCATATATTACccaatgcatttaaaaaaaaaaaaaaaaaaattacaaaaatgaggACAGGTAAACCACAGTTATAAATAAAGAGAACCAAATCAAAATTATATACATCTATTGAAATGAAGCGGGAGAGCTATATATGCTGTCAAATTAAGAAGATCTGATCAGTTCTATAAGGAGTAAGCAAACTGTTTTCACAAACAAGAAGATGTTACCTGTGCTTTTACGTTTTATGGTTCTATTACGTTAGTCCTATGATGGATTTTAAGTGGTCAGTGACTAATCTGTTTACAAAAGGGAAAaaggataataataatactaataataaaaaatggcatattcttTATGTATGCTTTAAATGTATTATGTATCAGCAAAGGAGCTTCCACTCTTCTCTCAATGAAGTCTTATTCTCCCACAAAAATGCATGCGATGGAAACCATACCACAAGGTTCTTTATCTTCCAGAACCAACTGTTCTGTCTTCAAAGATGGTAATCTCAACCTAAAGAAGagcaagctaaggaaaaggcacaaagcaatacaaacacttttttttttttttttttttacaaaaaactgTGATAAAGAATATTCCCTCCACCAAATTGCAGTTTaattatatatacgtatatagatAGATGGAATCATAATTAtcacaaaaataatattaatattaaaattCTAACTTGCACAAACCAAATAGTTTGATTACATCAGCATATGTGAACATGACAATGTTCTACCAAATACAAAATAAAGGGGTGTGCACTTCAGACAAAAAGGGTTGCCCATCAGACAGCCCAGTGATAATAAGCCAAGTGAAGGATACAACTCTGAGACCTCTTTCTATGGGGTCAGTCAGCAGCAAACCCCTGGGGGCATAGATCTTCTCATTCTGGTCCTTAATATACCTGGCTATTTTCTTTAATACCTATAGACAGAAAAAATATGACATTCAGTGTTGTGTGCATCCACCCATCTAATGAGAGACTAAAAACTAAGCTCTGATATACAGTGTAAccaaaagtattcacaacgctttgctttttccacattttgctatgttacagcctaattaaaaaaatggatgaaatttatgttttcccctcaaaattctactcacaacacccataatgacaagataaagtttttgttttgtttttttttgcgtcatacacagccattttcagatctcttcagagatgttaagttggattcaggtctgggctctggctgggccactcaagaacatttacagagttgtcctgaaaccactcctatgatatcttggctgtgtgtttaggatcactgccctgctgaaagatgaaccatcgccccagtctgaggtcaagagcgcgctggaccaggttttcatccaggatgtctctgcacattgatgcattcatctttccctcaagcctGATTAgtttctcagttcctgctgcagaaaaacatccctacagcatgatgctgccaccaccgtgcttcactgtagagacgatgcctggtttcctccaaacatgatgcctggcattcatgccaaagagttcaatctttgtctcatcagaccagagaattttgtttcccatggtctgagagtccttcaggtgccttttggcaaactccaggtgggctgccatgtgccctttactaaggagtggcttctgtctggtcactctaccatacaagcctgaatggtagattgctgcagagaaggttgtccttctagaagtttCTCCTTTTTCCACAGATAAATGTTGGAGGAGTGACCactgagttcttggtcacctccctgactaaggcctttcttccccaatcactcagttttgacaggcagccagctctgggaagagccCTTGTGTATCTgaacttccatttacggatgatggaggccactgtgctcattgggaccttcaagcagcagaaatatttctgtacccttccccagatttgtgccttgagacaatcctgtctctgaggtctacagacaattcctttgatttcatgcactgtcaactgtgggaccttatatgtagaaaggtgtgtctttccaaatcatgtccaatcaactgaatttaccccaggtggactccaattaagctgtagaaacatctcaaggatgatcagtggaaacaggatgcagccgagctcaattttgagcttgatggcaaaagctgtgaatacttatgtacatgtgatttctttgtgtgttttttttatatatatacatttgcTAACATCTAAAAAACgaacgaaaaaaaaaacaccttttcacATAGTCATGATGGGGTACTTATTGtatgtagaaatttgaggggaaaacattaatttcatccattttggaatatggttaTAACACagcataatgtggaaaaagtgaagagctgtgaatactttctggatgcactgtagaatgCTAAAGCAACTTCACCTTTTCATAGTGTGTCTCCATACAGAGGAAGACTGTATAAGCAGTGAGACATGCCAGGCAGCCCTCCAAATAAGACTTTCCCCCAAGTTTCTCTGCCTCTGCATACAGATTGTTTAAAGTCTGGATGGTTTCTTCAAACTGTTGCTTATCGAGCTGGAAACAAAT
It encodes:
- the golga7 gene encoding golgin subfamily A member 7, translated to MAETHSLQDLQQPAVSSKVFIQRDYSSGTICKFQTKFPSELETRLDKQQFEETIQTLNNLYAEAEKLGGKSYLEGCLACLTAYTVFLCMETHYEKVLKKIARYIKDQNEKIYAPRGLLLTDPIERGLRVVEITIFEDRTVGSGR